Proteins encoded together in one Chryseobacterium taklimakanense window:
- a CDS encoding ThiF family adenylyltransferase: MLKVHNLKYDELIKECSSQFLTLNRDYKLSYPLSSEIEFLKGNNFVEIWKVETGLYDEENYKWLVEDLVLYIGFTSDFPNKVPKVFVDKNNLKNVGIIPHLTIKTLDICLFDNYVTTNKNNPTGIITETIDRTVETLIKGIKKENLDEFENEFTAYWVAENKIILKRAFFYIINEYPTDKNFLNALVYENGKIVNYIIFNSSENLISDYKQYLENNNISYQEVELFYLQEIPKIKYPPYEYTYKESLELLPQDKQAEFKAYFNKNDSQKIVLFSKTIKNKKILSGWLYKSFNKKDIKGFRPNKLNDFLIAFSNNFPEHKEIIRKFNVEDVSEERLNNRTAGELQVIRKHKFLIAGLGSVGSYLVSRLNSINFPNFTLIDYDALEVTNIGRQLLGFHDVNSYKTDCIAKFLTNKNPSQNIDILRSSFIDIFKHNSEIYNGQDFIFLCTGETNLELELLEELRNGNIKKPIFRIWLEPFLLGGHFIYMSPDNLFDADSLYTDNHKFKHSIIKNSEYENRRDLFIQKEIGCQSVFSPYSSSHLELFISAIYPEIFKIIQSSKNKSLVVSWTGDLDFAKTINIEVNDNLKSFEITKHLI; encoded by the coding sequence ATGCTGAAAGTGCATAATTTGAAATATGATGAATTAATAAAAGAATGTAGTTCTCAATTTTTAACACTCAACAGAGACTACAAATTATCTTACCCTTTAAGTTCAGAAATTGAATTTTTAAAGGGTAATAATTTTGTTGAAATTTGGAAAGTTGAAACTGGATTGTATGATGAAGAAAATTATAAATGGCTGGTTGAAGATTTAGTTTTATATATCGGTTTCACGTCAGATTTCCCAAATAAAGTTCCTAAAGTTTTTGTAGATAAGAATAATCTCAAAAATGTAGGCATAATACCACATTTGACGATAAAAACCCTTGATATTTGCTTATTTGACAATTATGTAACTACTAACAAAAATAACCCAACAGGAATTATCACTGAAACTATTGATAGAACAGTAGAAACTTTGATTAAAGGAATAAAAAAAGAAAATTTAGATGAATTTGAAAACGAATTTACTGCATATTGGGTAGCAGAGAACAAGATCATTTTAAAACGAGCTTTCTTTTATATCATCAATGAATACCCTACTGATAAAAATTTTCTAAATGCTTTGGTTTATGAAAATGGTAAAATAGTAAATTATATAATATTCAACAGCAGTGAAAATCTAATTTCAGATTATAAGCAATATTTAGAAAATAATAATATTTCTTATCAAGAAGTGGAATTATTCTATTTACAAGAAATTCCTAAAATAAAATATCCACCTTACGAGTACACCTACAAAGAAAGCTTAGAATTGTTACCTCAGGATAAACAGGCTGAATTTAAAGCTTATTTTAATAAAAATGATTCCCAAAAAATAGTATTATTTTCAAAAACAATTAAAAATAAGAAAATTCTATCCGGCTGGCTTTACAAAAGTTTTAACAAAAAAGATATTAAAGGATTTAGGCCGAATAAATTGAACGATTTTCTTATTGCGTTCTCAAACAACTTTCCGGAACACAAAGAAATTATTAGAAAATTTAATGTAGAAGATGTTAGTGAGGAAAGATTGAATAATAGAACTGCCGGTGAGTTACAAGTAATTCGAAAGCATAAATTTTTAATTGCCGGACTTGGGAGTGTTGGTAGTTATTTGGTTAGCCGTCTAAATTCCATTAATTTTCCAAACTTTACTTTAATTGATTATGATGCATTAGAGGTTACAAATATTGGAAGACAATTATTAGGATTTCACGATGTAAATTCATATAAAACAGACTGTATTGCAAAGTTTCTAACTAATAAAAATCCTTCACAAAATATTGATATTTTAAGAAGTTCATTTATAGATATTTTTAAACATAATTCGGAAATTTATAATGGACAAGATTTCATATTTCTATGCACTGGCGAAACAAATTTGGAATTAGAATTATTGGAAGAACTAAGGAATGGAAATATTAAGAAACCTATTTTCAGAATTTGGTTAGAACCATTTCTTTTAGGAGGACACTTTATTTATATGTCCCCTGATAATTTATTTGATGCCGATAGTTTATATACTGATAATCATAAATTTAAACATTCTATTATCAAAAATTCTGAGTACGAAAATAGAAGAGATTTATTCATACAAAAAGAAATTGGATGTCAGAGTGTATTTTCTCCCTACTCGTCTAGTCACTTAGAGTTGTTCATTTCGGCAATTTATCCAGAGATATTTAAAATAATTCAGAGTAGCAAAAATAAAAGTTTAGTTGTTTCTTGGACAGGAGATTTGGATTTTGCTAAAACGATAAATATTGAAGTTAATGACAATCTAAAAAGCTTTGAAATAACTAAACATTTAATATGA
- a CDS encoding plasmid mobilization protein, whose translation MKNDFLTDFVQQISEQKKIQVANEKRRKYFQNIGRKGGQNKKTSKHLTKKFSLRFSRKEFEILTAKAGKNNLKLSEYIRMVLTEKELKINEFKIDQTLLEYGNHFIRISNLLRNREFLEFENKKEIMEQIETVTKLIRDYLYEKIDSQRNNDE comes from the coding sequence ATGAAAAATGATTTTTTAACAGATTTTGTTCAGCAAATTTCGGAACAAAAAAAGATTCAAGTTGCAAACGAAAAAAGGCGAAAATACTTTCAGAATATCGGCAGAAAAGGTGGGCAAAATAAAAAAACTTCTAAACATTTAACCAAGAAATTCTCACTTCGATTTTCGCGGAAAGAGTTCGAGATATTAACTGCAAAGGCTGGTAAGAACAATCTGAAACTTTCCGAATATATAAGAATGGTATTGACTGAAAAAGAGTTGAAAATTAATGAATTTAAGATAGATCAAACGCTATTGGAATACGGAAATCACTTTATCCGTATCAGTAACCTGCTAAGGAACCGGGAATTTTTAGAGTTTGAAAACAAGAAAGAAATTATGGAACAAATCGAAACAGTAACAAAATTGATTAGAGATTATCTGTACGAAAAAATTGACAGCCAAAGGAATAACGATGAATAA
- a CDS encoding Eco57I restriction-modification methylase domain-containing protein: MTILKDLIRRFETERERFTSPSYNETQLRTDFLDPFFTLLGWDITNAQGKPTNEREVLVEEGLRGDVNENTKKPDYTFRLFADRKFFVEAKKPFVKIENDPQPAKQVRRYGFTAKLKISVLTNFEYLAIYDCSEPVKNDDIVTKRRVKLYHYLDYVEKFEEIKSLIGKESVYSGNFDENWDDIEIQIQRYNIDNLFLEQINEWRLLLGSEILTRNPEIDEFQLNDIVQSYINSIVFLRVCEDRNLEVYKTLLALAESENFNALIEKFRLADLKYNAGLFSQPLSNEIISDDSSVFWRIIKQLYFPASSYSFAVFSSDILGQIYEIFLGEQLKIENSHVVLKKKPEIEDRDVVTTPTFIVRDILGETVKQYCVGKTADEILNSKFADIACGSGAFLLETYQLLQDILVDYFIEHNQAQLIQTGINNYKLKFETKKQILLQCIFGIDKDFNAVEACKFGLLLKLLEDENNESISHPALPSLDNNIHYGNSLVEPSQTNNENHESINPFNFGEIKFDVIVGNPPYMATEHIKRFTPLEHPLYKKLFQSAYMQFDKYFLFIEKGFELLNDNGILGFIIPSKFAKVGAGKNLRGYLSERKAVEKIISFGANQVFKDKTTYTCLLILKKNHLNSLLYHEVENLGNWKVRNYNVNYDDVEFSALNEDSWVLIPNHLKQTFRSISYQSIELADLIGNDNIFNGIQTSKNDIYVQVATREDENYFYFNHDNVEWSVEKDLTRPYFKTSNGTDNLNTYRKLKPNSFVIYPYINDNGSIRFVDINVLQQNYPQTLRFLGNYKSALEKRDIKPIPETPDEWYRYGRHQSLEKCDVPAKLVVGVLSQGDKYAIDTSHTFISSGGTAGYCMITLPENSPYSIYYIQALLNSKYSEWFASLYGEVFRGGFIARGTKVIKKLPIRKIDFRNNDEHILHDRIAAAQQSLIDLQENIDNSLNNNRRLVPLKRQFSQQKSELNQLLKQLYNLGEDDNLIPKINESYGTD, translated from the coding sequence ATGACAATTTTAAAAGATTTAATAAGAAGATTTGAAACTGAGCGTGAGCGTTTTACCTCTCCTTCTTATAATGAAACCCAACTCAGAACGGATTTCTTAGATCCTTTCTTTACTTTGCTGGGTTGGGACATTACAAACGCACAAGGCAAACCAACTAATGAGAGAGAAGTTTTAGTTGAAGAGGGTTTGAGGGGGGATGTTAATGAAAATACCAAGAAACCGGACTACACTTTTAGGCTTTTTGCGGATAGAAAATTTTTTGTTGAAGCCAAAAAACCTTTTGTGAAAATTGAAAATGATCCACAGCCAGCAAAGCAAGTTAGACGATATGGGTTTACTGCAAAATTGAAAATTTCTGTACTTACAAACTTTGAATATTTAGCAATTTATGATTGTTCTGAACCTGTAAAGAATGATGATATTGTTACGAAACGAAGAGTAAAATTATATCATTATTTAGACTATGTCGAGAAATTTGAAGAAATAAAGTCTCTGATTGGTAAAGAATCAGTGTATTCAGGGAATTTCGACGAAAATTGGGATGACATTGAAATTCAAATCCAAAGGTATAACATTGATAATCTATTTTTAGAACAGATTAATGAATGGCGTTTATTACTGGGAAGCGAAATTCTAACGCGAAATCCTGAAATTGACGAGTTTCAACTGAACGATATTGTTCAAAGTTATATCAATAGTATTGTTTTTCTACGAGTTTGTGAAGATCGAAATCTAGAAGTTTATAAAACACTTCTTGCATTAGCAGAAAGTGAAAATTTTAATGCATTAATTGAAAAATTCAGGTTGGCTGATTTAAAATATAATGCAGGGCTATTCTCTCAACCACTAAGCAATGAAATTATTTCAGATGACAGCTCGGTGTTTTGGCGAATTATTAAGCAGCTTTACTTTCCGGCTAGTTCGTATTCGTTTGCAGTATTTTCTTCTGATATTTTAGGTCAAATATATGAGATTTTTCTTGGTGAACAATTAAAAATTGAAAATAGCCACGTTGTCTTAAAAAAGAAACCTGAAATTGAAGACCGGGATGTTGTAACGACTCCTACTTTTATTGTGCGAGATATACTTGGTGAAACCGTCAAGCAATATTGTGTTGGAAAAACAGCTGATGAGATTCTAAATTCAAAATTTGCTGATATCGCTTGTGGTTCTGGAGCATTCCTACTCGAAACATACCAGTTGTTGCAAGATATTTTGGTTGACTATTTTATTGAGCACAATCAGGCACAACTCATTCAGACCGGGATAAACAATTACAAGCTAAAGTTTGAAACCAAAAAACAGATTCTTTTACAATGTATTTTTGGTATTGATAAAGATTTTAATGCTGTTGAAGCGTGCAAATTTGGATTGCTTCTAAAGCTTTTGGAAGATGAAAATAACGAGAGCATTTCTCACCCTGCCCTACCAAGTTTAGATAATAATATTCATTATGGAAATAGCTTGGTAGAACCCTCACAAACCAATAATGAAAATCATGAATCAATAAACCCATTTAATTTTGGTGAAATCAAATTTGATGTTATTGTAGGAAATCCGCCTTACATGGCAACTGAACATATAAAGCGATTTACTCCATTGGAGCATCCTTTATACAAAAAATTGTTTCAGTCTGCATATATGCAATTTGACAAGTATTTTCTTTTTATTGAAAAAGGATTTGAATTATTAAATGATAACGGAATTCTTGGATTTATCATTCCAAGTAAATTTGCTAAAGTAGGAGCCGGAAAGAATTTGCGTGGCTATCTTTCGGAAAGAAAAGCTGTAGAAAAAATTATCTCTTTCGGTGCAAATCAAGTCTTCAAAGACAAAACAACTTATACTTGCTTACTGATTTTGAAAAAGAATCACCTCAATTCTCTGCTTTATCATGAAGTTGAAAATTTAGGCAATTGGAAAGTCAGAAATTACAATGTAAACTACGATGATGTTGAATTTTCCGCTTTAAATGAAGATTCGTGGGTATTAATACCGAATCATTTAAAGCAAACGTTCAGAAGCATTTCCTATCAAAGTATAGAACTTGCCGATTTAATTGGGAACGACAATATTTTTAATGGAATACAAACTAGTAAAAATGATATTTACGTTCAAGTTGCAACAAGAGAAGATGAAAATTATTTTTATTTTAATCATGATAATGTTGAGTGGAGCGTTGAAAAAGATTTAACCAGACCTTATTTCAAAACATCAAACGGAACCGACAATCTAAATACCTACAGAAAACTAAAACCAAATTCATTTGTTATCTACCCTTATATCAATGATAATGGTTCAATAAGATTCGTGGACATTAATGTATTACAGCAAAATTATCCGCAAACTCTCAGATTCTTGGGCAACTATAAATCAGCACTGGAAAAGAGAGATATTAAGCCTATTCCTGAAACACCCGATGAATGGTATCGTTACGGAAGACACCAAAGTTTAGAAAAGTGTGATGTTCCTGCAAAACTGGTCGTTGGTGTCTTGTCACAAGGAGATAAATACGCAATAGATACAAGCCATACATTTATTTCGTCTGGTGGAACCGCAGGATATTGCATGATTACGCTGCCTGAAAACAGTCCTTATTCAATCTATTACATACAGGCACTATTGAACTCTAAATATTCGGAATGGTTTGCATCTCTTTATGGCGAAGTGTTCAGAGGTGGCTTCATCGCAAGAGGAACAAAAGTTATTAAAAAACTTCCGATAAGAAAGATAGATTTCAGAAACAATGATGAGCACATTCTTCATGATCGAATTGCTGCTGCTCAGCAGAGTTTAATTGACTTGCAGGAGAATATTGACAATTCACTAAATAACAATAGACGTTTAGTCCCATTAAAAAGACAGTTTTCACAACAGAAAAGTGAATTGAATCAATTATTAAAACAATTGTATAATCTGGGCGAAGACGACAATCTCATCCCTAAAATAAATGAAAGTTATGGTACTGATTAA
- a CDS encoding CBASS cGAMP synthase, with amino-acid sequence MANNHEQFIAFNDAIKLNDTKKEELRENRDALRKKIEKYFNDNLPNETKPGFHAQGSFMMFTTVNPIPIITENEDGDTITLRPYDLDDGIYFIDKLENKKESKIYRNWIYDAVKCHTSKGAEKKASCIRVNYADGHNIDLPIYFEEKDKKDVIPELAQKSGYIESDPIEFLTWFNDLADEQLRRIVRYFKAWRDKQMQDSDITLPPGIILTILVSNNYVKNDRDDISLQETLQKIKNELDINYVCYRPTTKKDEELLKDYDKTHFLDRLSKFIESANEAVNHSSQKEACKKWQKHLGERFSCSNIKEENESNEAKSFSSPAIINKNAESA; translated from the coding sequence ATGGCTAATAATCATGAACAATTTATTGCTTTTAATGATGCAATCAAATTAAACGACACTAAAAAAGAAGAATTAAGAGAAAATAGAGACGCTTTAAGAAAAAAAATAGAAAAGTATTTTAACGATAATCTCCCCAATGAAACCAAGCCAGGTTTTCATGCACAGGGTTCATTTATGATGTTTACTACTGTAAATCCCATTCCAATAATTACTGAGAATGAAGATGGGGATACCATAACGCTACGCCCTTATGATTTAGATGATGGCATTTATTTCATAGATAAGCTAGAGAATAAAAAAGAATCTAAAATTTATAGGAATTGGATTTATGATGCGGTAAAATGCCACACTTCAAAAGGCGCTGAAAAGAAAGCTTCTTGTATTAGAGTGAATTATGCTGATGGACATAATATTGATTTACCAATATATTTTGAAGAGAAAGATAAAAAAGATGTTATTCCAGAACTAGCTCAAAAAAGTGGCTATATAGAAAGTGACCCAATTGAATTTTTAACATGGTTTAACGATTTGGCAGATGAACAGTTAAGGAGAATTGTAAGATATTTTAAAGCATGGAGGGATAAGCAAATGCAAGATTCAGATATAACTCTACCACCTGGAATAATTTTGACAATTCTAGTGTCTAATAATTATGTAAAAAATGATAGAGATGATATTTCATTGCAAGAGACTTTACAAAAAATTAAAAATGAACTAGATATTAACTATGTTTGTTATAGACCAACAACCAAGAAGGATGAAGAGCTTTTAAAAGATTATGATAAAACTCATTTTTTAGATAGATTGTCAAAATTTATAGAATCTGCAAATGAGGCTGTAAATCATTCTAGTCAAAAAGAAGCTTGTAAAAAATGGCAAAAACACTTGGGTGAAAGGTTTTCTTGCTCAAATATTAAAGAAGAAAATGAATCAAATGAAGCTAAATCTTTTAGCAGTCCTGCTATTATAAATAAAAATGCTGAAAGTGCATAA
- a CDS encoding toprim domain-containing protein: MNCQQANDNISIREIFESFSLFPSKENHRTAFYFALDREERTPSLSVDYNKNTAFDFGTGKKYDNVSIVQAIQRCSVSEALEYLERFDYSQPIQRFEKNVNHSPKSNYQILEVRAVEHPALIQYLKNRKLESQISELEEIHYELNGRNYFGIGFKNDSGGYEIRNPHIKICLGKKDITTIENNANTLRIFEGFTDYLSFKILEQHLEKSPSDYLILNSVSMINRATDLLKTYSNIELYLDNDRTGNAVTKIINRRFPEAEDCRILYPNHKDLNEFLKSADMSKRTICRNDEDLHKISARKIGR; encoded by the coding sequence ATGAACTGTCAGCAAGCTAACGACAACATCAGTATCCGAGAAATCTTTGAAAGTTTTTCTCTTTTCCCAAGCAAAGAAAACCACAGAACTGCGTTTTACTTTGCCCTTGACCGAGAGGAAAGAACGCCAAGCCTGTCGGTCGATTATAACAAAAACACAGCGTTTGATTTCGGGACCGGAAAGAAATATGACAATGTCTCCATTGTTCAAGCCATCCAACGGTGCAGCGTTTCCGAAGCGCTGGAATATCTGGAAAGGTTCGATTATTCTCAACCTATACAAAGATTTGAAAAAAACGTGAATCATTCTCCAAAATCCAATTATCAGATTCTTGAAGTAAGAGCTGTGGAACATCCTGCACTGATTCAATACCTGAAAAACAGAAAACTCGAATCTCAAATTTCAGAATTGGAGGAAATTCATTACGAACTCAACGGACGAAATTACTTTGGAATTGGTTTCAAAAATGATTCCGGAGGCTATGAAATCCGAAACCCTCACATCAAAATCTGCCTTGGTAAAAAAGACATCACCACCATTGAAAATAACGCCAATACTTTGAGAATTTTTGAAGGCTTCACCGATTATCTTTCTTTCAAAATTTTGGAACAGCATCTTGAAAAATCACCATCAGATTATCTGATTCTAAACTCTGTTTCGATGATCAACCGGGCGACAGATTTGCTTAAAACGTACTCCAATATTGAACTTTATTTAGACAACGACCGAACCGGAAATGCAGTCACCAAAATAATAAACAGAAGATTTCCCGAAGCCGAAGACTGCCGCATTCTTTACCCGAATCATAAAGACCTGAATGAGTTTTTAAAGAGTGCAGACATGAGTAAAAGAACTATATGTAGGAACGATGAAGACCTGCATAAAATCAGTGCACGTAAAATCGGCAGATAG
- a CDS encoding class I SAM-dependent methyltransferase — MKVMVLINEASKEKLRGGFYTPKDIADFMLRWAINGNKNFDILEPSCGDGVFLRIMKEKQIPFNSVTAIEFDQVEYEKAAEIGLENSVLINDDFHNYCLTTQDKFDLIIGNPPYIRYQYFSKEQQILAERIFKKSKLKYSKLTNAWVSFVVGSSQLLKDKGKIAFVLPAEVLQVSYAQQLREFLAHFYNKINIVSFEKLVFPEIQQEVVLLLCEKDDTNSHKIEHLELRDADGLRDLDISKLKNPQKTIDFKSNKWTFYFLEQEEIDFLENLQELKTVPKLGKYADVEVGITTGSNPFFTVPLSTVQFYSLEKYAKPLVGRSVQVPSLIFTEEDWKKNRDSQARTHLLTFPKMSELNGSLGARDYLDYGVEQGINQGYKCGIRDEWQIIPSLKISDALFIRRNHLYPKLIINRANAYTTDTMHRVNIKKNVNLSAFIASYYNSLSFAFAEISGRSHGGGVLELMPSEVENIFLPYHKSNEELIDTIDTMIRANESIETILEITNKKILIDNYGFSQNEVEKADRIWKKLSNRRLNRN, encoded by the coding sequence ATGAAAGTTATGGTACTGATTAATGAAGCAAGTAAAGAAAAACTACGTGGAGGTTTTTACACACCGAAAGACATCGCTGATTTTATGTTGAGATGGGCCATTAACGGCAATAAAAATTTTGATATACTTGAACCTAGTTGTGGTGATGGTGTTTTTCTGCGCATAATGAAAGAAAAACAGATTCCTTTTAATTCAGTTACAGCCATTGAATTTGACCAGGTTGAGTATGAGAAAGCAGCAGAAATTGGTTTAGAAAATTCAGTTTTGATAAACGATGATTTTCATAATTATTGTTTGACAACTCAGGATAAATTTGATTTGATTATCGGTAATCCTCCATACATTCGATACCAGTATTTCAGCAAAGAACAACAAATTCTTGCAGAACGAATATTCAAAAAATCAAAACTCAAATATTCAAAACTTACAAATGCTTGGGTTTCATTTGTTGTTGGTTCTAGTCAATTGTTAAAAGACAAAGGAAAAATTGCTTTTGTTTTGCCTGCAGAAGTTTTGCAGGTGTCGTACGCACAACAATTAAGAGAGTTTTTAGCACACTTCTACAATAAAATCAATATTGTCTCCTTTGAAAAATTAGTGTTTCCTGAAATTCAACAAGAAGTAGTTTTACTTCTATGTGAAAAAGATGACACAAATTCACATAAAATTGAACATCTTGAACTTAGAGATGCCGATGGATTAAGAGATTTGGATATTTCAAAACTTAAGAACCCTCAAAAAACGATTGATTTCAAATCGAATAAATGGACTTTTTATTTCCTGGAGCAGGAGGAGATAGATTTTTTAGAAAACCTTCAAGAATTAAAAACTGTCCCGAAATTAGGAAAATACGCGGATGTTGAAGTTGGTATTACAACCGGATCCAATCCATTTTTTACCGTTCCGCTTTCAACTGTCCAATTCTACAGTTTGGAAAAATATGCAAAACCGTTAGTGGGAAGAAGCGTTCAAGTTCCAAGTTTAATTTTCACTGAAGAAGATTGGAAAAAAAACAGAGACAGCCAAGCTCGAACACATTTACTAACCTTTCCGAAAATGAGTGAACTTAATGGTTCACTTGGCGCAAGAGATTATTTGGATTATGGTGTGGAACAAGGGATTAATCAAGGATATAAATGTGGAATCCGTGACGAATGGCAAATCATCCCTTCGCTTAAGATTTCTGATGCGTTATTCATCAGGAGAAATCACCTGTATCCAAAACTCATAATTAATCGAGCCAATGCTTATACGACCGATACGATGCATCGTGTAAATATCAAGAAAAATGTAAATCTAAGTGCTTTTATTGCGAGTTATTACAATTCGTTATCGTTTGCCTTTGCAGAAATTTCTGGAAGAAGTCATGGCGGTGGTGTTTTAGAGCTGATGCCGAGCGAAGTAGAAAATATTTTCCTGCCATATCATAAATCAAATGAAGAACTAATTGATACAATAGATACCATGATTCGTGCAAATGAAAGTATTGAAACAATACTCGAAATCACAAACAAAAAAATCTTGATAGACAATTATGGTTTTTCCCAAAATGAGGTTGAGAAGGCAGATAGGATTTGGAAGAAATTGTCGAACAGGAGGTTGAATAGAAACTGA
- a CDS encoding relaxase/mobilization nuclease domain-containing protein: MNNSATCRRITKVAIEYNGNDKGTAERVYQNNLMSRDPALQFKEMKAVADRNKNVKNWALTGYISPEKSIGDKLTNQQLTEIALKALKKIGVTEDNQMALDIHSSTKQKHIHFIVNRVNTDGINTIKAHKVGENFGKAVREVCNEFNLKTDIEIGKEKKQQMFKALNFCLQKSKNFEELLENMKRLGYRETLSQNVKAGISGMRIVKFADINHQTEREYKPGYKLSEITNKLKIKDIKLKLAENFEKSRSFSPNADGDFQNVESKKSPSALKQIENMIEEFMKPTYTAAPDDELLKKKKRKLR; this comes from the coding sequence ATGAATAATAGTGCAACATGCCGGCGAATTACAAAAGTAGCTATTGAATACAATGGCAATGATAAAGGAACTGCGGAACGGGTATATCAGAATAACCTGATGAGCCGAGATCCAGCACTTCAATTCAAGGAAATGAAAGCCGTAGCCGACCGAAACAAAAATGTCAAGAACTGGGCTTTGACCGGATATATTTCTCCAGAGAAATCCATTGGAGACAAACTCACCAATCAGCAACTGACCGAAATCGCATTAAAAGCGCTGAAAAAAATCGGCGTGACAGAGGACAATCAGATGGCATTGGATATTCATTCTTCTACGAAGCAAAAACATATTCATTTCATCGTGAACAGAGTAAATACAGACGGAATCAATACCATCAAAGCGCACAAGGTTGGTGAAAACTTTGGAAAAGCTGTTCGGGAAGTCTGCAATGAATTTAATCTTAAAACGGATATAGAAATCGGGAAAGAGAAGAAACAGCAGATGTTTAAAGCATTGAATTTTTGTCTTCAAAAATCAAAAAATTTTGAAGAATTACTTGAGAATATGAAAAGACTTGGTTACCGTGAAACGCTTTCTCAGAACGTTAAAGCTGGAATTTCAGGAATGCGGATTGTGAAGTTTGCAGACATCAATCATCAAACTGAACGCGAATATAAGCCAGGATACAAACTTTCAGAAATCACAAACAAACTCAAGATAAAGGACATTAAACTGAAACTTGCGGAAAACTTTGAGAAGTCACGGAGTTTCAGTCCGAATGCAGACGGTGATTTTCAAAATGTCGAATCGAAGAAATCGCCTTCTGCTCTAAAACAGATTGAAAATATGATCGAAGAATTTATGAAGCCTACCTACACCGCAGCACCCGACGATGAATTATTAAAAAAGAAAAAACGCAAATTAAGATAA
- a CDS encoding helix-turn-helix domain-containing protein — protein MKKSFGELIREYRENAGLPLRKVAAHIDIDTSTLSKIERGERSANKDMIPALAEILAVSEHDLTLSLLSDNVVESLISEENTSEILKVAEEKIKYYRSKNYQQGKLSFE, from the coding sequence ATGAAAAAATCATTTGGAGAACTTATCCGTGAATACAGGGAAAATGCGGGATTACCTTTGAGAAAGGTTGCAGCTCATATTGATATAGATACTTCTACTTTGAGTAAAATAGAACGTGGTGAGCGTTCAGCAAATAAAGATATGATACCCGCTTTAGCAGAAATTTTAGCAGTATCTGAACACGATTTAACACTTAGTCTGTTAAGTGATAATGTCGTTGAATCTTTAATTTCTGAGGAAAACACCTCTGAAATTCTAAAAGTTGCAGAAGAAAAAATAAAATATTACAGAAGTAAGAATTATCAACAAGGAAAACTTAGTTTCGAATGA
- a CDS encoding Mov34/MPN/PAD-1 family protein, whose translation MIFEYNNIRISISQTVIDGLNNFKQTGKKLEAGGVLMGSIFHDRIEILRISIPTPFDKSNRYGFVRDKRSAKIFIDYEFVNSKGKIIYLGEWHSHPEDYPTPSSQDIKMIREQYNENVFDEKFLLMLILGRKDIYLSIFDGKEIHQLVIL comes from the coding sequence ATGATTTTCGAATATAATAATATAAGAATATCCATATCTCAAACAGTAATAGACGGATTAAACAACTTCAAACAGACAGGTAAAAAATTAGAAGCTGGTGGAGTTTTAATGGGTTCTATTTTTCACGACAGAATTGAAATTTTAAGAATAAGTATTCCAACTCCTTTTGATAAAAGTAATCGTTATGGATTTGTAAGAGATAAAAGGTCTGCAAAAATATTTATAGATTATGAATTTGTAAATAGTAAAGGAAAAATTATATACTTAGGAGAGTGGCATTCACATCCAGAAGATTATCCAACTCCTTCGTCCCAAGATATAAAAATGATTCGTGAGCAATATAATGAAAACGTATTTGATGAAAAATTCTTATTAATGCTAATTTTAGGTAGAAAAGATATTTATTTGTCAATATTTGATGGAAAAGAAATACATCAATTGGTAATTCTGTAA